Below is a genomic region from Panthera tigris isolate Pti1 chromosome E1, P.tigris_Pti1_mat1.1, whole genome shotgun sequence.
GAGGGCCTCGGGCCCCACAACCCCCTAGACCAGGCCCTGTAAAGACCTCACAGACCAGTCGCCCCGGCAACACAAACGACAGTTTAGGAGTCCCCAGGGCCACGCAGCAAGGCTGGCTTCGGCTCCGCTCAccgggggaagggggagagtggGCTCCCTGCGGTGCCTACAGCACGGGGGTGGGCTCCAGGCCTGGTCCTCCGGCCCTGGGTCCACACGGCCTTTGGGACACCATCTGCTCCACGCTCACGGTCCCATGTCACCTTCCCTCTGTGTGGTCCTTGAGGCGGGCATCGCTCTCTCCATCACACTACTGCCGTCTTGGCAAACCGGGGGCCTCTCCTGGGCCCCGCACCACCAGGCCGCCCGGCCGGCCTCTCCACACTGCCTGCACCCTGGCTTGGGCCTGGATGCCGCAAGGGCCGggacgggggtgcctgggcgcACCTGGCCACTCAATGGCACTGACGCCCCCGCCTGCCACTCGCCCAGCCTGGGCCACCCTGGGAGAGGTACCAGGCGCGGGGCTGCGGGCTGCCTGAGTCGGGGGGCCGTGCTGGGCTCCTGGCACCAGGAATCAGAGAAGGGTAACTAGATCCGGCCGAGGATCTGGCGGCGGCTGCGGGCGGAGGGCTGCGATCGGGTTGCGGCCCCGCTGCGACTTTCCATCAGGCGGCTTTCTCTGCATCGGGAAGGAGCCGGGCTGGGCTGGAGAGTCTGTGCAGTGGGTCCgggggccctgaggtgggagacACGTGGGAGAGAGGCCAAGAGGCGCGGGGGGCCGGGAGGCGGGGCACAGGGCCCGAGGCGGCGTGGGCCTGGGCGGCCGCCAGAAGACAACAGGGAGGTGGGCGGCCCTGGGCGGGAGGAGCTCTCCAGCCGTGCAGGCCCCGGGGCTCCGGCCGCTGACTCGTGAAGTCCAGGAGTGGCTGAAATCCAAGCTGGGGTAACGAAAGGCAGCCGCTGTCCCTAAGCCGGCACAGCTCTGATCCGCCCTCCCACCCGCCCTCCGCTGCCCGCGGGCCATGTAAGAACGGCCCCGGGGGCCCCGCAGCCGCTGGTCAGAGGGCAGCGGGTCCATGACGCCGGCCAGGCCTCCGGGGGACCTCGGGGGCCGTGAGCACGCGGAGAGAGCTTCCCGGGCccctcgggggcgggggggcgccgAGGGCCAGCCCCGAAGATGCCCACCAACGGCCTGCACCAGGTGCTGAAGATCCAGTTCGGCCTGGTCAACGACACCGACCGCTACCTGACAGCCGAGAGCTTCGGCTTCAAGGTCAACGCCTCGGCACCCAGCCTCAAGCGGAAGCAGATGTGGGTGCTGGAGCCTGACCCGGGGCAGGGCCCGGCCGTGCTGTTCCGCAGCAGCCACCTGGGCCGCTACCTGTCAGCCGAGGAGGACGGGCGCGTGGCCTGCGAGGCAGAGCGGCCGGGTCGTGACTGCCGCTTCCTGGTCCTGCCGCAGCCCGACGGGCGCTGGGTGCTGCGGTCGGAGCCCCACGGCCGCTTCTTCGGTGGCACCGAGGACCGGCTGTCCTGCTTCGCCACGGCCATCTCCCCGGCCGAGCTGTGGACCGTACACCTGGCCATCCACCCGCAGGCTCACCTGCTGAGCGTCAGCCGGAGGCGCTACGTGCACCTGTGCCCGCAGGAGGACGAGATAGTGGCGGACAGCAACACGCCGTGGGGCGTGGGCGCGCTCATCACCCTCATCTTCCAGAACCGGCAGTACTGCCTCAGGTCCTGTGACAGCCGCTACCTGCGCAGCGACGGCCGCCTCGTGTGGGAGCCCGAGCCCCGAGCCCGCTACACGCTGGAGTTCAAGGCGGGCAAGCTGGCCTTCAAGGACTGTGATGGCCGCTACCTGGCGCCCGTGGGCCCCACTGCCACGCTTAGGGCGGGTCGCAACTCGAGGCCCGGCAAGGACGAGCTCTTCGACCTGGAGGAGAGTCACCCGCAGGTGGTGCTGGTGGCCGCCAACCGCCGCTACGTGTCCGTGCGGCAAGGTAACGTGGGTGCGACCGGGCCGGCCACTCTGACCTCAGCGTGGGGGCTCGCTTGGGGCAGTGGCATCGTGTCCGCGCGGGTGGCGACGAATGGTGGCAGTGCACGGGGCAGGGGCGCACCTTGGGCCGCGTGTGGGGGTCCCGGCGGAGGGCCACTGGCTGCAGAGCCAGAAGGAGGGGGTCCCTCTCGGGACCACTGAGCCCTGGGCGTGCTGGGCAGCGGCtcgagtgggggacgggcagtgCCCAGCAGGAGGCGGGCAAGGCCCAGGCCGGCTGCTGCGAGTGGCAGGGGGCTGCCCCCgctgtccccacccaccccttctcTTCCACCGCTCCATTTTCTGAACTTTACAGGAAattggggagggggctgaggaaaGGGCCAGGAGCCAGCAGGAGTGCAGTGGGCAGGGCTCCGGTGCCCACACCACCCGTGCCTGACCAGTGGGGATCCTCCACCAACCCAGGGGTGGAATGAGGAGGGACCTTGGGGTCCCTCCAGGCTGGTGcccgccttccccccccccaccccctgccccacc
It encodes:
- the FSCN2 gene encoding fascin-2 → MPTNGLHQVLKIQFGLVNDTDRYLTAESFGFKVNASAPSLKRKQMWVLEPDPGQGPAVLFRSSHLGRYLSAEEDGRVACEAERPGRDCRFLVLPQPDGRWVLRSEPHGRFFGGTEDRLSCFATAISPAELWTVHLAIHPQAHLLSVSRRRYVHLCPQEDEIVADSNTPWGVGALITLIFQNRQYCLRSCDSRYLRSDGRLVWEPEPRARYTLEFKAGKLAFKDCDGRYLAPVGPTATLRAGRNSRPGKDELFDLEESHPQVVLVAANRRYVSVRQGVNVSANQDEELHHETFLMQIDQETKKCTFYSSTGGYWTLVTHGGIQATATQVSASTMFEVEWRGRRVALKASNGRYVCMKKNGQLAATSDFVGEDEEFILKLINRPILVLRGLDGFVCHRRGSNQLDTNRSVYDVFRLSFSDGAYHIRGRGGGFWYTGSHGSVCSDGERAEDFLFEFRERGRLAIRARSGKYLRGGASGLLRADADAPAGVALWEY